In the Budorcas taxicolor isolate Tak-1 chromosome 1, Takin1.1, whole genome shotgun sequence genome, ATTCACTTTCTACATGTAAAGAATCATACCACAAGACTGACATTCTGAAAACAGCAATGGACTTAAGAGTCCCAGTAACTTACAAAGTCTAGTCACTTATCCAAATCACTTAACTACTTGGACTAAAGTATAGTTAGTTATAAGATGCAAACATCAAACTGACATTTGTGACTAGTGCATTGTATTGAATAAAATACAAAGTGCTACATAAGTATGGGTAGTTTCTAAAACTGTGTGCTTTCCCCACTTTTATAGCTGTGTTTAAAATATTCGCTAGAAGAATTCAAACTTGTAGGAACACTTTCTCTCACACTGGAGTTCTTTTATGTTCATTGTTTGCTTTTAAGGAAATCCCTCTGAATCAAAATTTAAACCATTTTCTGCATACCTAGTAGAAGGTAGCAAattgtagtcaaagctatgtttttccagtagccacataccaacgtgagagttggaccataaaggctgaacaccgaagaactgatgctttatcagtgctttcgaactgtgatgccagagaagactgttgagagtcccttggactgcaagcagatcaaaccagtcaatcctgattggaagaactgatgctgaaactgaagctctgacactttggccacccgacgagaagagccaactcacaggaaaagaccctaacgcagggagagactgaaggcagaagggggcgacagaggatgagatggttggatggcatcaccgactcaatggacttaagtctgagcaaactccgggagatggtgaaggacagggaagcctggcgtactgcagtccatggagtcacaaagagttggacacgactgagcaacgactGAACAATTACTCAGAAGCCTTTCTCGGTTAGTACCTATTTCTGGCTTGTTCCAGGAGACGTCgtcataacaacaaaaaaatttaacgTGCCAGGCAGACACAATGCAAAGAGGTTTACATACATTGTGTAATTTTCACAAAAAGGTACTGCGTTTGATGCAATTATTATTTCATCATAagtaaaatggggaaaacaatAGCGCTTACCTCAGACGGCTGTTGTAAGGATTTTAAGACTGTACATAGCGCATTTAGTACAGTGCCTGACAAAAGGAAGGGCTTAACACACGTTTACCATGTGCCGGTAAAATCATTTGCCAGATAAAAGCAGAAACGCAAGTGTAAGCAAAAAGGATTTTCAGCTCAGGTCTGACTCCCCAAGGTtctgcctctttaaaaaaaaaaaaaaaaaaaacttatctcCCTGTACAGGAGGGAGAAATAGTAAATCCCCAGGACAGTGGCTGAACTTAAAGCCAGGAAACACACCTAATTTAATTTTGTCCTCGACTGTTCTCACCCACTACCGACGCCTGGCTAAATGAGCTGCTCGCTAGATTCTTGAACTAACAAAAGACCAGCGTCCTTTTCGCCGCATCACCTctccccgcctccctcctcccgGAAGTAGTCCTGCGTGCGCCGCACTTCCGCGAGAACTACATCTCCCAGAATCCCGCTCGATCGATCCATCTTCCGCTCCAGATGGGGGCGGAGGCGGAGCTGGTGCCCGGGACGGGGCGGGGCCTCCCGAAAAGTCCTCCTCTTGTCCTCTTGAAAAGACTAGGGCCTAAAGGAGATTCTGGGGTTCTCTGGTAAGGTAGGACATCTATCCCTATTAGGTATAATACTGCCCGCCGCACCCCGAGGGTTCCCTCTGTGTAAAACGCAGATGGTCTAGCCCAACGGCGGAGCTTGCGGAGTCTCCCGCGGAGACGCCCGTGGAGCGAAGGGCAGATGGCGCACGCACGCGCAGAGGCTCAGCTTGGAGGCGGGAGCCGCTGAGCCGCTGGGCCGCTGAGCCGCGTCTGAGGTGAgtagggggcggggcggggcgtgtCCAGCGTCGGGACTGACCGCTCCCTCGGGACGGCCACCGTGGACACCATCACCGAAGTCCCAGTTAAACGTCAAAGTCCTCGATCCCAACTGTCCAGAAATTGGAGTTCCCGGGAACTCAGTTTTAGCATGTATACATCAAAGTCCTATTTTCAGTGAAACCACTTCCAGCATCTCATTGCCATTACCTTCGTACAAGACTGCCTTCCTCTCCTGTACCGTgcgttttaaaaataatagttaatGTGTTGAGGGGGCTCACCCTTTCATCTTGGTTTTTCGACTTGAGGCGAATAGCTCCTTCCTAACAAGCTGCAGAGCTTAAAATCTTTTTTGGACATTTGATTCTATCAATTTAGTGTCAGACTAGGTACATACTTCGGCGTGTGCTCTGATTATTTCACATGTCTCCTCGTGAGAAGACTCCCTGGGACGGTAAAGACAATGACACATTTTACTAAAGAAGTAATGGTGCCGATGAAGTTCATGATCTGCTGGGGATACAGACAGTTAAACAAGAGGCTTATTGTGCCCTAACCCTAACCATTTTGCTTCCACCTTGTTATTGGATTTGGTTATGTTGCTTAACCTTCTGGGTCTACATGTTCTCATAAAACGAAAAGATTGGATTAGATGATCTCTGAGAACTTACCAGCTCTAACATCCTGGGGTCAGTTAGTGAGGAGTAGAATCTAGATCATATCACAATGTTAATGTAAGACATCatcaatttccatttctctgctaaCATAAATGAATCGTAGCTCTGAGAATTTTAGCAGCAGCATTAGAAAGAAGTGCCCTTATTGTATGCATAATTTCATCCATATTGCTGAAAATATGAGTTTAGTTGATAATACAACTTTCTTGACCCTATATTTGTTGTTTTATAGATCATTGCTAGGGAAGAACTCTGGGTACCATAAGGAACACAACGTATGTGATGATGGCTCAGATCTTAAGACCTCATCTGAGAAGTGCTTCAGTGATTCCTAATCGAATGAAAATGGGTCCATGTCTTGGTGTCATAAGAACTAGAATGATGTCAACTCATAAATCCAAAAGGaatataagagaatattatgagcTGCTGAATCTGGATGAAGGCTGTTCTGCAGATGATGTCAGGGAATCTTTTCGTAAGCTTGCCAAGCAATACCATCCAGATGGTGGCTCTAGTACTGCTGATTCTGCAACGTTTATAAGGATTGAAGAAGCTTACAGGAAGGTACTTTCCCACTTGATAGAACAGACAAATGCCAGACAGAGTAAAGTTGAAgacacagaagaagaagaaaaattcaaatataaaacacCCCAACACCGGCATTACTTAAGTTTTGAGGGTATTGGTTTTGGGACTCCGAGTCAACGAGAGAAGCAGTACAGGCAGTTTAGAGCAGACcgtgcaactgaacaagtgatGGAATACCAAAAGCAGAAACTGCAAAGCCAGTATTTCACTGATAGTGTCACTGTTAAAGATGTAAGACACAGTAAGGAACGAAAGATAACTCAGGCAATAGAGCGTTTGGTGGAGGATCTCATTCAGGAATCAATGGCAAAAGGAGACTTTGACAATCTCAGCGGGAAAGGAAAACCTCTGAAAAAATTTTCTGGCTGTTCATATATTGATCCTATGACTCACAACCTGAACAGAATATTGATAGATAATGGATACCAACCAGAATGGATCCTAAtgcaaaaggaaataaaggatACCATTGATCAACTCAGAGAGGCAATTTTAGTGTCGAGGAAAAAACTTGGGAATCCAATGACATCAGCTGAACAGAAACAGTGGAACCAAGTTTGTGAGCAGTTTCAAGAAAATATCAAAAAGCTAAATAAACGAATTaatgattttaatttaattgttCCCCTCCTGACTAGGCAGAAGGTCCACTTTGATGCACAGAAAGAAATTGCCAGAACCCAGGAAATATACACAACccttataaaaacaaaagaaatcacaGATAAAAACCCAAATAACACTGATCCGGGAGAAGgagaggaaacacctggagttaaGACAGGTTTATTTAACTGGATGAATGTGtggaaatttattaaaatatgaccATCTCAATGTTCACAGTACTGCCCCAAATAATTTTCAGTAGTATTAACACCACACATAGAGGCTGAGGTTTCTTTCTATAACACAAGAGTCTGAGAACTGTGCACCTCTGTACTTTTCACAAAACAACCCACATCTCCAGTGATGTGTAAGTGAGTGAGAGAACTGTAAGAAACTGAGTCTGAAAAATATTCAACCAGCTTTGTTCTGAGGACAGCAAGACAAGAGGAAACAATTTAATATTGACACTTGAGTTTATTAAAGCACAAAACTAGTCTAAGACTTTTGGGACATTCTCTATATGGTTGGAAACGTTACGACAGGAAATTAGTGTAATGGAGTTCTGgcactctttccttttttctttttttataaaggcCTTCTCTGTGGGTACTGAATAAGGAAACCACCAAACATCTAGGTTGTATTTTGCACTGTCTAACTTCATGAGCCGTTGGCAGCAAAGATCCATCAGCCAAGCTAACTGATTTAGCTATTCTAGAAATAGATTTCAGTGTCCACTTTGAAGAGTTTATTTTCTGACCTCTCAGAGGTGGGTTCAGTGGAAACAAAGTTTCACTTATGGCTTCATCTCTAATCAGAGTCAAAATGTTGGTTTTACATAAACCTATCTGAAGCCTCTCTCTCATATATCACACTTCTCAGAGGCTTTTTCAATGAGAGGAATATATCAGTTTACAGTCTTAGGGATCCAATTTCCTGTCTTAGGAACACTTTAATAAGCAACTACAAGATGTCAGAATTTTGTGCTCACTTGCACCTTTGGCAAATGAGAGGAGATTGACATCCATGAGACTGACCCATCCACTCTCAGAATGATCTGACTTTTTAAGGTCTGTGTAATTGCCTTATTCACAGAATTGGGCAAGTAGAAGGATGTGGAGACTTGTCAAAAGGAGCTGGTCTGTTTCCTTATTTAGTTCAGAGTGCTGTACTATGGAAGTGCCCTCAGAAGCATGTCACTTGCCCCTCTGATTTTGGAAGAACATTATTTTGTAAAGTGTGTGATAGATAAGTAAAATTACATCTTCAGAAGGAAATTTCAAACCTTTCTGCTTAGATGATGGGGCATTAATGGGTATAATATGTGATTATTTTGTTGAATGAGTTATCACTAGCTTCTGCAATGATCTGTTACCCTATATACAATTGTAACCAGCATGAAATAAGAGctttataataaaaactattgCTCCAAAACACTTTATAAGGTGATGCTTCTGTGAATCTTATTAAATATTAGATACATGGCACCTAATTACAATACATGAtaccttccctgatagctcagttggtaaagaatccgcctgcaatgcaggagaccctggtttgattcctgggtcgggaagatctcctggagaagggacaggctacccactccagtattctggcctgtagaattccatggactctatagaccatggggtcacaaagagttggacatgagtgagtgactttcactttcacttacctaATCACATTACAACAACATATATAAAGGAAACCGTTTTTatgt is a window encoding:
- the DNAJC28 gene encoding dnaJ homolog subfamily C member 28; the encoded protein is MMAQILRPHLRSASVIPNRMKMGPCLGVIRTRMMSTHKSKRNIREYYELLNLDEGCSADDVRESFRKLAKQYHPDGGSSTADSATFIRIEEAYRKVLSHLIEQTNARQSKVEDTEEEEKFKYKTPQHRHYLSFEGIGFGTPSQREKQYRQFRADRATEQVMEYQKQKLQSQYFTDSVTVKDVRHSKERKITQAIERLVEDLIQESMAKGDFDNLSGKGKPLKKFSGCSYIDPMTHNLNRILIDNGYQPEWILMQKEIKDTIDQLREAILVSRKKLGNPMTSAEQKQWNQVCEQFQENIKKLNKRINDFNLIVPLLTRQKVHFDAQKEIARTQEIYTTLIKTKEITDKNPNNTDPGEGEETPGVKTGLFNWMNVWKFIKI